One genomic window of Campylobacter curvus includes the following:
- a CDS encoding formate/nitrite transporter family protein, which produces MLNPADTAQAVSSSMEHKAHSPLPTVIFLAIMAGAAIAMGDIFWAHSTVGMAENQSIGLSNFIGGITFSCGLMMVVFYGGHLFTSSVLSGVSAYDGKLPFGKTIGYWAIVWVFNFVGGALIAYMYYYSGLPLKYDGYILQHFIPAAVGKITAPFHELFLRGIFCNVFVCMSIWTATSENDLAGKFFAIMWMIGAFVACSMEHCVANMFIITEAIIAKGHYLAANGGDLVATATALGHGMTAEKLDVINWGNFIGKNLVPVTLGNIVGGLFFVGLVGFMANKFDMKKKA; this is translated from the coding sequence ATGTTAAATCCTGCAGACACCGCGCAAGCCGTATCTAGCTCGATGGAGCATAAGGCGCATTCGCCTTTGCCGACCGTGATCTTCCTAGCGATCATGGCAGGTGCAGCGATTGCTATGGGTGATATTTTCTGGGCTCACTCGACCGTCGGTATGGCTGAAAATCAGTCCATAGGCTTATCAAATTTCATCGGCGGCATCACATTTAGCTGTGGTTTGATGATGGTCGTTTTTTACGGCGGGCATCTTTTCACGAGCTCCGTGCTATCAGGCGTGAGCGCTTACGATGGCAAGCTACCTTTTGGCAAGACGATCGGATACTGGGCCATTGTTTGGGTATTCAACTTCGTTGGCGGCGCGCTGATTGCGTATATGTATTATTACTCCGGCTTGCCGCTAAAATACGACGGCTACATCTTGCAGCATTTCATCCCGGCGGCTGTGGGCAAGATCACCGCACCGTTTCACGAGCTCTTTTTACGCGGTATCTTTTGTAACGTCTTTGTTTGTATGTCTATCTGGACTGCGACATCTGAAAACGACCTTGCGGGCAAATTTTTTGCCATCATGTGGATGATCGGCGCGTTTGTCGCTTGCTCGATGGAGCACTGCGTGGCAAATATGTTCATCATCACAGAAGCCATCATCGCAAAAGGACACTATCTAGCGGCTAACGGCGGCGATCTAGTAGCGACCGCTACGGCTTTGGGACATGGTATGACGGCTGAAAAGCTAGACGTGATAAACTGGGGCAACTTCATCGGTAAGAACCTAGTACCTGTAACACTGGGCAACATCGTCGGCGGACTATTTTTCGTCGGTCTCGTCGGATTTATGGCAAATAAATTCGATATGAAAAAGAAAGCTTGA